CCCATTTAAACTTGGCCCAAGCCTTCGCCGCGGGAACCATAAAATCGCTGCGAAGCCCGCCATTATACAAAAACGCCAGAATCTGCGTGTTTTCGTGCAGCAGCCTGTTGTGAAACAGCCCCCAGTGCCTGTTTCTCCCTCTGCACCCAGGCGACGACAGCCTTTAAAGACCACAGGGTAAAAAGTGCTGTTCCCCTCTTGCCCTGCTGGTTACCATCCATTTCTATGTTCAGTTACCGCCACGCCTTCCATGCAGGCAATCACGCCGATGTGCTCAAGCACACCGTTCTGATTGCCACCGTGCAATACCTCACGCAAAAAGAGGCTGCGCTGACGGTGCTCGACACCCACGGCGGCGCAGGCCTGTACCGCCTGGACGGCGACTACGCCAGCAAGAGCGGCGAGGCCGAAGAAGGCGTGCTGCGCCTGGCTGCCGCCAAGGAGGCCGAGCTGGCCCCGGTGCTGCAGGACTATCTTCAGATGGTGCGTCGCTTCAACCAGGGCAATGCCATACGCAACTATCCCGGCTCGCCCTTCATCACCCAGGCACTGCTGCGCGGTCATGACCGTCTCAAGGCCTTTGAGCTGCACCCCACGGACATGCGCTCGCTGATCGGCAACATGGCCCAGCTGGAAGCCAGGCGCCAGGTCGTCATCCTGCACGAGGATGGCTTTGAAGGCGTGAAGAAATTCCTGCCTCCGCCATCGCGCCGCGCCTTGCTGCTCTGCGATCCGAGCTACGAACTGAAGACCGACTACGGCCGCGTGCTGGACATGGTGGCGGACGGCCTCAAGCGCTTTCCCACAGGCACTTACGCCGTCTGGTATCCCATCATCCCGCGCCCCGACGCCCATGATCTGCCCAAGCGGCTCAAGACCATGGCCACCAAGGCCGGCAAGAGCTGGCTGCATGCAACGCTCACGGTCAAGAGCAACAAGACCTCCGAGCGCGGCGGCCTGCCCGCCAGCGGCATGTTTTTGATCAACCCGCCGTTCAATCTCAAGGATCAGCTCAAGCCCGCCATGCCGCAGCTGGTCAAGCTGCTGGGTCAGGACAGCAATGCAGGATTCACGCTGGAGTCCGGCGGCTAACAGAGCAGTTGCGGGTCGGCCCTTGCCGACCTTTGCCGGCGCTTTGCAGTCCCTTTGCCGTCCAGGCGCACCAGCTGCGCAGGCGGCGCGCCGCCTTCAACCGGCAATGATGGTTCAGCGCTTGCGCTTGGCGGCGTGGGAGACCTTGCGCGCGGGCTGATTCGCGGATGCCGCGCGCGTCTTGGCGGCGGCAGCTCCCTGCGCCACGCTGGGGTGACGCTTTCGGCTCGACGCATTGAGCGTGGCCGGGCACTCGTCTTCATCGGCGTCCAGCTGCCACAGCTCCACGGGCTTGATGCCCAGGCCCAGCATGCCCAGCTCCTGGGCGGCGGCCTTGCTCAGGTCGATGACGCGACCAGGCGCGAAGGGGCCG
This window of the Comamonas testosteroni genome carries:
- a CDS encoding 23S rRNA (adenine(2030)-N(6))-methyltransferase RlmJ, giving the protein MFSYRHAFHAGNHADVLKHTVLIATVQYLTQKEAALTVLDTHGGAGLYRLDGDYASKSGEAEEGVLRLAAAKEAELAPVLQDYLQMVRRFNQGNAIRNYPGSPFITQALLRGHDRLKAFELHPTDMRSLIGNMAQLEARRQVVILHEDGFEGVKKFLPPPSRRALLLCDPSYELKTDYGRVLDMVADGLKRFPTGTYAVWYPIIPRPDAHDLPKRLKTMATKAGKSWLHATLTVKSNKTSERGGLPASGMFLINPPFNLKDQLKPAMPQLVKLLGQDSNAGFTLESGG